The genomic region GCCCTCCTCCGcgctcttagtgtagataatatcgtttgttaaaaaaaaaaaaaaacaaacagtggGTTATCATTGGAATCCAACTCTAATATGCAAATTAGTCCAACCCATTACTTTACTTGCAACACAAATCTTAGCTTAGCTTTAATGGTAAGAGATAGAGAGGGAACTTGATTCCGACGGCCTTTCAAAATGACGCCCGAATGAACGTTTAGGTGAAGGActaatgataatgaatttttagttaagggatcatagctgcacgttttgatgagttgatggacaaatggtaatagatttttagttgaaagaccattgctacaatttactcttgtttttttttttggtacaaccATGTAATTTACACTAAGGAGAGAGTTCGACTCAGCCTACAATGACCAtcttaatttgatatcgaatctGTAATTTACGAAATTCGAACATAAGATGATGAAATGGTATAGTTGGAAATGACATAACGCCACAAGGTATGGCGCGTTTTATTATTAACCGTACGATGGCAGGCCGTCAAGATCGAAAGGAGGGAAATGGGCTTGGGGGTCCCACTGCAGCAAACTATAAATTCCCGGAAATTgttagggtttaaggttttATCAATCTTGCCGTCTTCTCCTTAACACTAAACCCCCTAAAATGAATCCTCGCCGCGCCAGCATTGGAATGTCGCCGGAGGCACTCTCGGCGTCGGGTCGGGGCTCCGAGAAGATGAGCTTGCCCGCGCTTCAGTCGAAGATGAAGTGCGACCCGGAAGGGTACTTGCAGGAGCTCCAGCTGGTGTATAACCAGTTCAAATCGGCCGTGGATCTCTTCGAAAAACAATTAGAGATGGGGTTCACGTCCGTCAGCGGCGTCGGCAACGACCCGGCCGTCGCGAAGGACCTTGGCGACCGGGCGATGTTCTTGGCTCACGTCACCCCCTTTTACCCGACCCAGATGGCCTATTTCCCCGTCGAGCTCTCCCAGTTTCTCTGCTCCACCGCCCGAAAACTCCCCTCGGGGCTCCGGCTGCATGTCACCCAAGCTCTCATTCTTCTCATGAATCGAAAGGTGCGTGTACTGCACGTGTGCTTGTGTGAATTTTGTTTGAAAGATTGGGAATTTAGTGTTGAgatgtgtttggttgctgagaaagtgTGAGAAATAGTAAAATTGACTTGCTTAATTTCGATATTCGTGCTTGGATGTGTTGTAGATGGTTGATTTGGGAGACACTATAGCTATGTTCATGGAGCTGCAGACGTATGGGGATAAGCCTTTGAGAAAGCTGGCATTTTCTCATGTGGTTCATAGCATAAAGCGAATGAATCAGAAGCATAAGAACGAAGCGAAGAATCGGGCacttcaaaatgttgtttttgaGATGCTACGGGTTTGTTATGCTATCGCTTTCTTGTCGAAATTTCAGGGCTTTTTGTTAGTTTAGTGCTtgaatttatatttgttttctttgtttcgaTAGCAAGAGGATGAAACAAAAGCAAAGAGAGCGCTTATCACGCTACGAGAGCTTCACCAGAGAAAGCAGTGGTTTGATGAAAGAACAGCAAATGCGATTTGTACTGCGTGCTTTCATCCATCTTCAAGGTTTGCATTCTCTTTTTTGGTGGTTTCTGTGTTGCGTTCTAATGTTGGGTTTAAAAGCTTACAATTTATGTTCAAATGCATCAGGATAATGATTGCTTGCCTCTCATTTCTGCTTGATTACGAGAAGTTTGAAGACGATGATAGTGATGCATCAAGTAGTGAAGATGAAGGTCCTCACACATCTCAAGTAGTCCTTAATAGAGAGTCTATTTATAAGGTCAGTCTTGAACTATTACTTGAAAGTTTgcaaaaccaatttatttaACCCAGATTTTGTATCATTATATGTTACGCATAATGAATTTTGTGTGGTTATCACATCCTTTTATGTAACGTGGATTGAAATGCAGTGTTTGATGCATTTGATTGCATTTGCATTTATAGTTCATGATTTTTTATGAGAATTTTTGTCAGCACAATCAACAAtatttcttatttcttcatTGCCTTTTAGGCACACCATCAAGGTACAATTGCtagcaagaagaaaaagaaagcaaaactgCAGCGTGCCATGCGTAGTATGAAGAAACAGCAGCGCCTATCATCAGAAAAAACTAATTCAAATTATCATACGCCACTTAACCATTTGCAAGATCCGCAGGTTTGTCTGATCTTATCatctagttagtgtttttattgtttctgTTGATCAAGGAGATTTGACAGATCATTCTTCCTGCAGGGATTTGCTGAGAAACTATTCTCCCGCCTTCAAACCTGCAATGAACGATTTGAGGTAAGTGGTTGCAATTGtagaattaacaaagtacaagATACACATATGCTTGTCTTATGGAGAAAATTGTGTATTGCCCGTGCAAAGTTGGAATACTATAATAGTGAATGAATATTCCTAAGTTAGCTGTGTTTGATCTTTTTATTCGGTTGAGTGCACAGGTTCAACTACATCATAACATGGCATAGAGCAAAACACCAAATTCTTGTCATGCTTTGTTTATATCCCATAGGTTTCCATTGTTTATGAACTAATGGTGGAAGTTGCTTTGGTCATTTGTTTTGATTATATATCACCGTTTGTTAACTGAAGGTCAAGATGATGATGTTGAAAGTAATTGCTCGCACGATTGGGCTTCAccgcttgattttgttgaacttTTATCCTTTCCTTCAGAAATATATTCAGGTACATAATCTGACCTATCCACTTAATGTATATTCTCTTGAGAGTTGAGTTGTGATTGTCTTGGTATCACAGCCTCACCAACGCGATGTCACAAGTTTACTTGCGGCAGCAGTTCAGGCTTGCCATGATATGGTCAGTTGGCTTTTCTTTCCCTGTCCTCCCCTAACTTTTTACGTTCTTAAAGTCCTAGTAACAATTGTTCAAATTACATATGATGAATGAACCTTTCCAGTTAAATTTGATCTACTTTATAATGAGCAGGTTCCTCCTGATGCGGTTCAACCACTGTTCAAACAACTAGTGAATCAATTTGTACATGATCGCTCACGTCCAGAGGTGTTACTTCATAGATGATATGTTTTAGTATATTCTTTATAATTGGCTTGACTATGTCTCTGATCACTTGCTTTCTCCAGGCCATAGCTGTTGGACTGAATGTAACAAGGGAGCTATGTTTACGGATTCCATTGGTAACAACCTAATTATATCATTTGGTTTTGGGCCGTACATTTCAAGTTGTCCAGTACTCATCTTTAAATGCATTGAAGTTAATTAATCGTggctctatatatatatatatatatatatatttttttttttttctttttcttttttcttgccATTTGTATTCTGATATAACGCAAGAATGTTTTGCTAGGCTTccataattaatttttgttccgTGGATGCAGTTGATGACCGAAGAGTTGCTGCAAGATCTTGCATTATATAAGAAATCACATGAGAAAGCAGTTTCAATAGCAGCGCGCTCACTTATCAGTTTATTCAGagaggtctctctctctctctctctctctctctctctctcatgcatGGACTTGCAATTGCTAGTGCATGCATTTCCATGAACCATGATTGTTGCTGAAGACTGACTATTTAGTGTACATACAGATTTGCCCCTCACTGTTGATTAAGAAGGACCGTGGACGCCCCACTAACCCCAAGGCAAAACCAAAAGCTTATGGAGAAGTCAGTGTACTCAGCAATGTTCCTGGTGTTGAACTGCTAGAAGAAGATGACGGCAATGAGGACAGTGATGATGCTGATGAACATTCATTCAGCGGCACTGATGATGATAAAGATGATGATCTTGATCGCGATGAGATGGTTGCTTCCAGTGATGATGATGGCGACCAGATGGACAACAGTGACAGTGGAAGCGAAGATGATGGAATAGAAGAGGATGCCGTGGTagctgaagatgaagatggtgaTGATAGTATAGATGATAATGACAGCGATCTCAATGGGAGTGAGGATGAGGATGACGATGAGGATGAgcaagaagaagagaatgagGAGGAAGAATCCGACAACGATGATGCCAAAGGTAGTGGAAATGGAGTAAAAGACAACAAAGCAAAAAAGAGGAAGTTTGCCGATTTTGATAAACAACTTAATCATGTTGAATCAAGTCTTCGGGCTTTGAAGAGATTGGCCAAAGAGAACATGGAGCCTGCTTCACTGGACTCAGCTGATGGTTTTCTTTCTAACGAGGACTTTCAGAGGATTAAGGAGTTAaaggtttgtttttctttgttccCAGTTGATGCCATAGGTGAAGCATTCTGTAAGCCTGTAACCTTGGCCATGAACAACAATTTTAATGTATTTAAGCCGTCTTTGTAGATGTCATAAAAACTTGCTCATTGTTTGATGCTTCTTTTTGTTAGGCAAAGAAGGAAGCCCAAATTGCTTTGACGCGGCAGGGATTATTGAAGAAGGGCGCAGACGCCAAGTCACCCGCATTCAAGATTCCCAGCTCATCTGAACTGAGCAGTAAGCGAGTAGATCCTGCAAAGCTTGAAGTaagtttaaattattttactCATTATGACTCAATATGCTGCTTTTGAGACATTCCTGGGAGAAAAAAAACTTAGAAACGTTGGAATGTTGTTAACTCCCATGCCTATTGCTTCAAGATCCCTTTAGCCGTTCTACTGTCCTTGGTGTCTTATAAATCCAAGGGGAAAGGAGACATATAAAGCTTTTAAAACGTGTTGTGCCTTCTTTATTACTCAATTTGGGCATGCACCGTGTAGGTCCACGTAAAGAAAAGGATGAGCAAGGAGGAGAGATTGGCATTAGTGAGAGCAGGGCGGGAGGAGAGAGGGAAGTACCAGGCTCGAGCCGCCATAAAACAGAAGAAGGTATGTCCTTGGGATTCCATTAGTTGCCAGATGACAACTAATGGTTTTAGCACTCAGTTCACTTTTCAAAGGAGAAGTGAATAAATTGACCTCCAATAGGGTTCTGACCGAGCTTGATCTTTGTTTTGACACTTGTATTCGTGAATGACAACAGACGGGAGGTATGAGCAACAAGCAGAAGGAACACAAAAAGCAAATGCCTATGGCTGCAAAGAGGGCAAAGGTTGCTAAATCTCGCGTGGATAAAAGGAAGCAGCAGCAGCGATCTGGCAAACAATTCCGAGGGAAGAAGGCATGGAAATGAGGAGCGTTATCAAATTTTCTTCCCGTTTTCCCGTTGTGTTTTTTACTTGAATGAAGAGTCCATGGGGATGCCATTTTTGTAGTTGGCTACGTATGCTTACTCGTAACAATGTTTAATGACGTGTTACCAGAATGTGTTTGACCATATATATttcgtaatatttaaagattttGGCACTTTTGCAGCGGTTTAAACACAATCTTATGTGTAAAAAGTAAACGCTCTGAACCACGTAACATCTGATGTGATGGCTATGTTCCAAACCGAAGTTAAATTCCGCCGTCCATGCGTTTCAGTCTCCTTTTGACAAAAGATGATCGTTACCAAATCCACAACGTGACAAGTGTATATTGAACAGGTGGTTTACTTTTTGACGGTGCATTTCAGTATTTTCTTAAGTGGGGCAGCAGTTTAAGTTAAAAGCGAAGGTAACACCATTTAAATTAACCAGAACCTGGGCATGAGCAGCTCCATGGGCGACGTAATGTCCCAAACGAAAACTATCATTACACCACCAAggaatttttttctataacgcAGCCTACACTAAACTCGGATTCAGGGCATGGGGAAGAAACGAAAGACCGGCGTTATCTAATACAACAAAGGTCGGCCAAGAGATGCCTTACTCTTCACCAGAACACGAAGGCAAATCACTACTCTGGCCAAAAATATCGGGAATTCCGTCCCAGTTCTTCTTCTCCCTAGTTTCCCAATACCCTCCCACATAACTATAACAACCATCCTCGTCCTTCCGAAACCATCTTGGCTGCCACCCTCTCTCTTGCAACTTCCTTGCCTGCACAAAATTATCAACTGTTGCTAAATACAATTTAAGAATAGAAGAATAGTTTACGAATAAAGTACACTGCATACAGGAGTCCATCAATTCCCAGAAAACACCTGGGAAATGGCATTACATTCGGTTTCAAGCTGAGTCCTGAATTTCAAACTCTCAAGATTATAGGCCAGATATGAGATTGAAGTCattttcaattaaattcaaaCGGCATTAGGCTCGCAATTAGATACAAGAATGCATGAAACGAGGAGGATCTATGGGTGAATAACGGATCAAAAGAGAAAGAGGATGTAAAGGGGGTACCTGTCTTTGTAGCTGTTCAAGTCTTAGTTTCTCTGCATTTGCCAATTCATAATCGCCATTCTCCAAATGTCTTTGATCTGGCCTTAGCCTTGAGTCCGTAGGCGGTAACCTCTCCAATAGGCCAGGTGTCAGTTCATTAAGGGATATTGCAAATGGAGAGAGATTGTATCTTGTCTTGGTAACATAGTCATCTCTTTCCCAGAGAAGCACAGCTTCTGTCATAGGATCATAACCCCTTGGTTTTGTAGTTGGATCTCCCAGCATGTAGTACATTGCCTCATCCCACTTACCCATCAACATTGCTACTTTCTCTCCAGTTCTATTGTCTTGAACAAATCCATGAACCTGAAATTCCAATGGCTAAACCTGAGTGTAACATAAACATGAAAATTGGGCCGCCCATGTAAAATATTGTTCTGGGGAGAATTTAGACTTTAACTAACCTGATGTGGATTTCGGTCTATGATAGACTGCTCCTTGAACTTTAGCTTGCAGGAATAATTGCCGCTGCCCCTGATGCGCATGGTGCCATAGTGGTCACAATAAATTTTTCCTAGTATGATATTGTATATAGAGGTAGTGACCTTGCTCCACTGAAACATCTCCCCATCCTCAAACTGCAAGGCTAGGGTACCCACAGGATCAAGCTGAATAGAACGCCCCCAAAACTTGCCTTTGAGATTGGAGTCCGCCCAGAATTTCCAACCTCTTCCTTCACAGTGACAAGCAACAACCATTGGGTGGTGACTCACCTGAGTGCAAGCTCGTCCATGTTAGACATCAATCAATGGTTCATAAACATTTGACAATTATCTGTGATGCTTCAAACTCAATGAGTCCGAACAACATGAAGCAACAAAGAGGCTACTTTTATCTTTTACCGTTTTTCATACTTAATGGACAGAAATGCATATAAAAGGGTGCTAATAGACATGTCAACGTGCATTACCTTTTCAGAGAAAAAACGAAGTCCTTTATCTGGATAGTCAGCCTCATAGGTCTCCCCAAGGAGAGGATTAAAGGGTTTGCAATGCCGACCTTCTGTTGATGCATAGCCAGATACAGCAAATGCTGCAACGTTTAGAATTCTCATTAAATCATTTCCCTGCACCACAGGAAGTCCAAATTAAT from Pyrus communis chromosome 4, drPyrComm1.1, whole genome shotgun sequence harbors:
- the LOC137731588 gene encoding uncharacterized protein; the encoded protein is MNPRRASIGMSPEALSASGRGSEKMSLPALQSKMKCDPEGYLQELQLVYNQFKSAVDLFEKQLEMGFTSVSGVGNDPAVAKDLGDRAMFLAHVTPFYPTQMAYFPVELSQFLCSTARKLPSGLRLHVTQALILLMNRKMVDLGDTIAMFMELQTYGDKPLRKLAFSHVVHSIKRMNQKHKNEAKNRALQNVVFEMLRQEDETKAKRALITLRELHQRKQWFDERTANAICTACFHPSSRIMIACLSFLLDYEKFEDDDSDASSSEDEGPHTSQVVLNRESIYKAHHQGTIASKKKKKAKLQRAMRSMKKQQRLSSEKTNSNYHTPLNHLQDPQGFAEKLFSRLQTCNERFEVKMMMLKVIARTIGLHRLILLNFYPFLQKYIQPHQRDVTSLLAAAVQACHDMVPPDAVQPLFKQLVNQFVHDRSRPEAIAVGLNVTRELCLRIPLLMTEELLQDLALYKKSHEKAVSIAARSLISLFREICPSLLIKKDRGRPTNPKAKPKAYGEVSVLSNVPGVELLEEDDGNEDSDDADEHSFSGTDDDKDDDLDRDEMVASSDDDGDQMDNSDSGSEDDGIEEDAVVAEDEDGDDSIDDNDSDLNGSEDEDDDEDEQEEENEEEESDNDDAKGSGNGVKDNKAKKRKFADFDKQLNHVESSLRALKRLAKENMEPASLDSADGFLSNEDFQRIKELKAKKEAQIALTRQGLLKKGADAKSPAFKIPSSSELSSKRVDPAKLEVHVKKRMSKEERLALVRAGREERGKYQARAAIKQKKTGGMSNKQKEHKKQMPMAAKRAKVAKSRVDKRKQQQRSGKQFRGKKAWK